The following are encoded in a window of Amycolatopsis lexingtonensis genomic DNA:
- a CDS encoding spore coat protein yields MRLLLRADASASIGAGHIARMVAYAERAVARGWRVAFAGRTDNAEWLASRFDELGVSRVPFDATGFDAVVVDHYGLGDVRPEVNAAGAVLVSIEDDVFGRRPADIVVDSSFAPSPRPDDGSDVLLRGIEYAPLRDVVRGTRRAPSGPPLHVTVVLGGGAEWSATVGLLLRALRDTEQPFVVDALVRGEPSVPSLLPGQSIRVAPPSPALLDILATTDVAVSASGVTFVELCCLGVPTAAVRLVDNQEPGYRAALELGLAAGLGPAESLASRLPEVTAVLRSLLTDASLRRSLSATASSTVDGLGVDRVLDSLASRTGSVRDASYR; encoded by the coding sequence GTGAGGCTGCTGCTGCGCGCGGACGCGTCGGCGTCGATCGGCGCCGGCCACATCGCGCGGATGGTCGCCTACGCCGAGCGGGCGGTGGCGCGCGGCTGGCGGGTCGCGTTCGCGGGCCGCACCGACAACGCCGAGTGGCTCGCTTCGCGCTTCGACGAGCTGGGCGTCTCGCGGGTGCCCTTCGACGCGACGGGGTTCGACGCGGTCGTCGTCGACCACTACGGCCTCGGCGACGTGCGGCCGGAGGTCAACGCGGCCGGCGCGGTGCTGGTGTCGATCGAGGACGACGTGTTCGGCCGCCGTCCCGCGGACATCGTCGTCGACTCGAGCTTCGCGCCTTCTCCCCGGCCCGACGACGGCTCGGACGTGCTGCTGCGCGGCATCGAGTACGCGCCGCTGCGGGATGTCGTGCGGGGGACCCGCCGGGCACCGTCCGGGCCGCCGCTGCACGTCACCGTCGTCCTGGGCGGCGGCGCCGAGTGGTCGGCGACGGTCGGGTTGCTGCTTCGCGCCCTTCGCGACACCGAGCAGCCGTTCGTGGTGGACGCGTTGGTGCGCGGGGAGCCTTCGGTCCCCTCTTTGCTTCCCGGGCAGTCGATCCGGGTGGCCCCGCCGAGCCCGGCGCTGCTGGACATCCTGGCGACGACCGACGTCGCCGTGAGCGCGTCCGGGGTGACGTTCGTGGAGCTGTGCTGCCTCGGCGTCCCGACGGCGGCGGTCCGGCTGGTCGACAACCAGGAGCCGGGCTACCGGGCGGCGCTCGAGCTGGGCCTGGCGGCCGGGCTCGGTCCCGCGGAGTCCCTGGCTTCGCGGCTGCCCGAGGTGACCGCGGTGCTGCGTTCGCTGCTCACCGACGCCTCGCTGCGGCGGTCGCTGTCGGCCACGGCGTCGTCCACAGTGGACGGTCTCGGGGTCGACCGGGTCCTGGATTCCCTGGCATCGAGGACCGGATCTGTCCGCGATGCTTCCTATCGTTGA
- a CDS encoding cytidylyltransferase domain-containing protein: protein MSPMRGAPGVNAVIQARSSSTRLPGKVLRPLAGRSVLGWVVRAAAAAPGVDQVVVATSSDASDDDVALEAARCGAAVVRGPLDDVLERFGLALREHPADAVIRLTADCPLLDPALIGQLATLWRAQPTLDYVSTTLVRTLPRGFDAELVRADVLLEQVASATGADREHVTSGIYSQPTRYACSGVVVSPAADDLRVTLDTAEDWELLSALVAELGDRVGDWRAVVALLRARPDLVALNAHVEQKKVGS from the coding sequence ATGTCACCCATGCGTGGAGCGCCCGGTGTCAACGCCGTCATCCAGGCCCGGTCGAGCTCGACCAGGCTGCCCGGCAAGGTGCTGCGCCCGCTGGCCGGCCGCAGCGTGCTGGGCTGGGTGGTCCGGGCCGCCGCGGCCGCTCCCGGCGTGGACCAGGTGGTCGTCGCGACCTCCTCGGACGCCTCCGACGACGACGTCGCTCTCGAAGCCGCTCGCTGTGGTGCCGCCGTGGTCCGGGGTCCGCTCGACGACGTCCTCGAGCGGTTCGGGCTCGCGCTGCGGGAGCACCCCGCCGACGCCGTGATCAGGCTCACCGCGGACTGCCCGCTGCTGGACCCGGCGCTGATCGGCCAGCTCGCGACGCTCTGGCGCGCCCAGCCGACGCTCGACTACGTGAGCACGACGCTGGTCCGGACGCTGCCGCGTGGCTTCGACGCCGAGCTGGTGCGCGCCGACGTACTCCTGGAGCAGGTTGCTTCCGCCACCGGCGCGGACCGGGAGCACGTGACGTCGGGCATCTACTCGCAGCCGACGCGGTACGCGTGCAGCGGCGTCGTGGTGAGCCCGGCCGCCGACGACCTGCGCGTGACGCTCGACACCGCCGAGGACTGGGAGCTGCTGTCCGCGCTGGTGGCCGAGCTGGGCGACCGCGTCGGCGACTGGCGGGCCGTGGTCGCGCTGCTGCGCGCGCGGCCGGACCTGGTGGCGCTGAACGCGCACGTCGAGCAGAAGAAGGTCGGTTCGTGA
- the pseB gene encoding UDP-N-acetylglucosamine 4,6-dehydratase (inverting) translates to MSELDGSSILLTGGTGSFGKAFIAHALAELNPSRLVVLSRDELKQYETRQLFGDDPRLRWFIGDIRDRRRLERAMHGVDYVVHAAALKQVDTGEYNPFEFVQTNVMGSQNVIEAAIDTGVKKVVALSTDKASSPINLYGATKLCADRMFISGNHYAAAHVTRFSVVRYGNVMGSRGSVIPFFRKLAEKGESLPITHKEMTRFWITLPQAVRFVVDSFDQMHGGELYVPRIPSMRLVDLAQAIAPGSEMHEVGIRPGEKLHEEMIAPDDARRTVKLEDRYVVQPHLAGWGYQEPEGGTPMPEGFAYRSDTNDLWLNPEELRELVEQHG, encoded by the coding sequence ATGTCCGAGCTGGATGGCTCCAGCATCCTGCTCACCGGCGGGACCGGTTCCTTCGGCAAGGCGTTCATCGCGCACGCGCTCGCCGAACTGAACCCGAGCCGGCTGGTCGTGCTCTCCCGCGACGAGCTGAAGCAGTACGAGACCCGCCAGCTGTTCGGCGACGACCCGCGCCTGCGCTGGTTCATCGGCGACATCCGCGACCGCCGGCGGCTCGAGCGCGCCATGCACGGCGTCGACTACGTCGTGCACGCCGCCGCGCTCAAGCAGGTCGACACCGGTGAGTACAACCCGTTCGAGTTCGTCCAGACCAACGTCATGGGCTCGCAGAACGTGATCGAGGCCGCGATCGACACCGGCGTCAAGAAGGTCGTCGCGCTGTCGACCGACAAGGCGTCCAGCCCGATCAACCTCTACGGCGCCACCAAGCTGTGCGCCGACCGGATGTTCATCAGCGGCAACCACTACGCGGCCGCGCACGTGACGCGCTTCTCCGTGGTCCGCTACGGCAACGTCATGGGCTCGCGGGGCAGCGTCATCCCGTTCTTCCGGAAGCTGGCCGAAAAGGGCGAATCGCTGCCGATCACGCACAAGGAGATGACCCGCTTCTGGATCACGCTCCCGCAGGCCGTGCGGTTCGTCGTCGACTCGTTCGACCAGATGCACGGCGGCGAGCTGTACGTGCCGCGGATCCCGAGCATGCGGCTGGTCGACCTGGCCCAGGCGATCGCGCCGGGCAGCGAGATGCACGAGGTCGGCATCCGCCCGGGCGAGAAGCTGCACGAGGAGATGATCGCCCCCGACGACGCGCGCCGGACGGTCAAGCTCGAGGACCGCTACGTCGTCCAGCCGCACCTCGCGGGCTGGGGCTACCAGGAGCCCGAAGGCGGGACGCCGATGCCGGAGGGCTTCGCCTACCGCTCGGACACCAACGACCTCTGGCTGAACCCGGAGGAGCTGCGCGAGCTGGTCGAGCAGCATGGCTGA
- the pseC gene encoding UDP-4-amino-4,6-dideoxy-N-acetyl-beta-L-altrosamine transaminase, translated as MAEFLPYGRQSISEEDIQAVVDVLRGDWLTTGPAVHQFENDLAGYTGGTPAVAVTSGTAALHVAYAAAGIRAGDEVVTSPMTFVATAATAALHGAKVVFADVEPDTGNLDVEAAKAAVTDRTKVVAAVDYAGHPAELDALAKIAHNAGALLLEDAAHSVGGSWQGRPVGSIADLTTFSFFPTKNLTTAEGGAVVTPREDLLDRARKFRNHGLVRDRAEQRYPDEGGWHQEVHEFGLNYRLPDVLCALGSSQLTRLAEFKKRRAEIHARYTAALSDVDGVATPPSRPGADPVWHLYPLRVLEGRRKALFEHLRGTGIGVQVNYIPAYWHPVFEDLGYRRGLCPNAEAYYEQELSLPLFPALTDADVDRVVDAVRAFF; from the coding sequence ATGGCTGAGTTCCTCCCCTACGGCCGCCAGTCGATCAGCGAAGAGGACATCCAGGCCGTCGTGGACGTGCTGCGTGGCGACTGGCTGACGACCGGGCCCGCCGTCCATCAGTTCGAAAACGACCTCGCTGGGTACACCGGCGGCACACCCGCGGTAGCCGTCACCTCGGGCACCGCCGCCCTGCACGTCGCCTACGCGGCCGCCGGGATCAGGGCGGGCGACGAGGTCGTCACCTCGCCGATGACGTTCGTCGCCACCGCCGCGACCGCCGCCCTGCACGGCGCGAAGGTGGTCTTCGCCGACGTCGAACCGGACACCGGCAACCTCGACGTCGAGGCCGCGAAGGCCGCGGTAACCGACCGCACCAAGGTCGTCGCCGCCGTCGACTACGCGGGCCACCCGGCCGAGCTGGACGCGCTCGCCAAGATCGCGCACAACGCGGGCGCGCTGCTGCTGGAGGACGCGGCGCACTCGGTCGGCGGGTCCTGGCAGGGCCGTCCGGTGGGCTCGATCGCCGACCTGACGACGTTCTCGTTCTTCCCGACCAAGAACCTCACCACGGCCGAAGGCGGCGCCGTCGTGACGCCCCGGGAAGACCTGCTGGACCGGGCGCGGAAGTTCCGCAACCACGGCCTGGTCCGCGACCGCGCCGAGCAGCGCTACCCGGACGAAGGCGGCTGGCACCAGGAAGTCCACGAGTTCGGGCTGAACTACCGCCTGCCGGACGTCCTCTGCGCGCTCGGGTCCAGCCAGCTCACGCGGCTCGCGGAGTTCAAGAAGCGCCGCGCCGAGATCCACGCCCGCTACACCGCCGCGCTGAGCGACGTCGACGGCGTGGCGACGCCGCCGAGCCGCCCGGGCGCCGACCCGGTGTGGCACCTCTACCCGCTGCGGGTCCTCGAAGGCCGCCGCAAGGCGCTGTTCGAGCACCTGCGCGGTACCGGCATCGGAGTCCAGGTCAACTACATCCCGGCGTACTGGCACCCCGTCTTCGAGGACCTGGGCTACCGCCGCGGCCTGTGCCCGAACGCCGAGGCGTACTACGAGCAGGAGCTGTCGCTGCCGCTGTTCCCGGCGCTGACGGACGCCGACGTCGACCGCGTCGTCGACGCCGTGCGCGCGTTCTTCTAG
- the pseI gene encoding pseudaminic acid synthase, giving the protein MHDIRFGAHLIGPGHAPFVIAEMSGNHNGDLDRALQIIDAIAETGAQAVKLQTYRPDTITIDVDTPAFRIGETHELWGGENLYKLYEKAHTPWEWHAPLFERARARGLEIFSSPFDPTVVELLESLDAPAYKIASSEIVDLPLIELCARTGKPLVISTGMANVAEIDAAVRTAREAGNDQLIVLGCTASYPASPRESNLRGLPLLAGLTQTLVGLSDHTPGIGAPVAAVALGAVAIEKHVTLARADGGVDSEFSLEPAELAALVAETHRAWEALGEPVLGPRESEKEGLRLRRSLYVVEDVRAGDEVTAANVRSIRPAGGLAPAEITKVVGRTFRVDAAKGTPLTWDLI; this is encoded by the coding sequence ATGCACGACATCCGGTTCGGCGCGCACCTGATCGGTCCGGGCCACGCGCCGTTCGTCATCGCCGAGATGTCCGGCAACCACAACGGCGACCTCGACCGGGCGCTGCAGATCATCGACGCCATCGCGGAAACCGGCGCGCAGGCGGTCAAGCTGCAGACCTACCGCCCCGACACGATCACCATCGACGTCGACACCCCGGCGTTCCGGATCGGGGAGACCCACGAACTGTGGGGCGGGGAAAACCTGTACAAACTGTACGAAAAGGCCCACACGCCGTGGGAATGGCACGCGCCGCTCTTCGAACGAGCCCGTGCTCGTGGCCTGGAAATCTTCTCCAGCCCGTTCGACCCGACCGTCGTCGAGCTGCTGGAGTCCCTGGACGCGCCGGCGTACAAGATCGCGTCGTCGGAGATCGTCGACCTGCCGCTGATCGAGCTGTGCGCCCGCACGGGCAAGCCGCTGGTCATCTCGACCGGCATGGCTAACGTCGCCGAGATCGACGCCGCGGTCCGCACCGCCCGGGAAGCGGGCAACGACCAGCTGATCGTGCTCGGCTGCACGGCGAGCTACCCGGCGTCGCCGCGCGAGAGCAACCTGCGCGGCCTGCCGCTGCTGGCCGGCCTGACGCAGACGCTGGTGGGGCTGTCGGACCACACGCCGGGCATCGGCGCGCCCGTGGCCGCCGTGGCGCTGGGCGCGGTGGCGATCGAGAAGCACGTCACGCTGGCCCGCGCGGACGGCGGCGTCGACTCGGAGTTCTCGCTGGAGCCGGCGGAGCTGGCCGCGCTGGTCGCCGAGACGCACCGGGCGTGGGAGGCCCTCGGCGAGCCCGTGCTGGGCCCGCGGGAGAGCGAGAAGGAGGGGCTGCGGCTGCGCCGGTCCCTCTACGTCGTCGAGGACGTCCGCGCCGGCGACGAGGTCACCGCGGCGAACGTCCGGTCGATCCGGCCGGCGGGCGGCCTGGCCCCGGCCGAGATCACCAAGGTCGTGGGGCGCACCTTCCGCGTCGACGCCGCGAAGGGCACGCCCCTGACCTGGGACCTGATCTAG
- a CDS encoding GNAT family N-acetyltransferase yields MDAREATEADAELLLDWRNDPRTRQSSRSTAVVALDEHLAWLRGVLADPQRLLLVVEHEETPVGTVRFDRRDGDGWEVSITLAPESRGRGLSGAVLAEGERAARDRLGVRTVLAAVHLDNTASAKLFERAGYAEAAPAVSGFRQLRKTLS; encoded by the coding sequence TTGGACGCCCGGGAAGCCACCGAAGCGGACGCCGAGCTGCTGCTGGACTGGCGCAACGACCCGCGCACGCGCCAGTCGTCGCGCTCGACGGCCGTGGTGGCCCTCGACGAGCACCTCGCGTGGCTGCGCGGGGTGCTGGCCGACCCGCAACGGCTGCTGCTCGTCGTCGAGCACGAGGAGACGCCGGTCGGCACCGTCCGGTTCGACCGGCGCGACGGCGACGGCTGGGAGGTCAGCATCACGCTCGCCCCCGAGAGCCGCGGCCGAGGCTTGTCCGGCGCCGTGCTCGCCGAGGGCGAGCGGGCCGCCCGCGACCGCCTCGGCGTCCGGACCGTGCTGGCGGCCGTGCATCTGGACAACACCGCCTCGGCGAAGCTCTTCGAGCGCGCCGGGTACGCCGAAGCCGCGCCTGCCGTCAGCGGCTTCCGGCAGCTGCGCAAGACTCTGAGCTGA
- a CDS encoding glycosyltransferase family 29 protein, with translation MVNLLAAYADRPDPRSVAVVGNQPLPPDPQRAKAIDACDLVIRVNGFVVDKPGEEIVGSRTHVVVFNRAIRATPYVFQDYRKRLYLLVEPGRMHWEPEDLPGWWPADLGAVPVSNREVVLPLSDALGLPTRDEPTWSTTGTLAAWIARTSFPTAQLVLTGFSFIDNPDQTSWEHAAGDSCIVGPEHQIAAEGRLLDSWTKTGDTTLLR, from the coding sequence ATGGTCAACCTGCTCGCGGCGTACGCCGACCGGCCCGACCCGCGCTCGGTGGCCGTGGTCGGCAACCAGCCGCTCCCGCCCGACCCCCAGCGCGCGAAGGCGATCGACGCCTGTGACCTGGTCATCCGGGTCAACGGCTTCGTCGTCGACAAGCCCGGCGAGGAGATCGTCGGCTCCCGGACGCACGTCGTGGTGTTCAACCGGGCGATCCGGGCCACCCCGTACGTCTTCCAGGACTACCGCAAGCGGCTCTACCTGCTGGTCGAGCCGGGCCGGATGCACTGGGAGCCGGAGGACCTGCCGGGCTGGTGGCCCGCCGACCTGGGCGCGGTGCCGGTGTCGAACCGCGAGGTCGTGCTGCCGCTGTCGGACGCGCTGGGCCTGCCGACCCGCGACGAGCCGACGTGGTCGACCACCGGCACGCTGGCGGCCTGGATCGCGCGGACGTCGTTCCCGACCGCGCAGCTCGTGCTCACCGGGTTCTCGTTCATCGACAACCCGGACCAGACCTCGTGGGAGCACGCCGCCGGCGACTCCTGCATCGTCGGCCCGGAACACCAGATCGCCGCCGAAGGGCGGCTGCTGGACTCCTGGACGAAGACCGGCGACACCACCCTCCTGCGCTGA
- a CDS encoding ABC transporter permease has product MHATSTVQAANSPVATPAPPTSDSKTFARAFADIKAGFRARELWGHLGWQDIKQRYRRSVIGPFWITISQAVIALGLGLLYSQLFNTPIQVFLPYLSTGFILWGFISGCLAEGMETFIANEGLIKQLPAPLSVYMLRTVWRQSLLLAHNMIVYVAVLAIFFTALDNQYSLGSKDGLCAAGLYCHPGLSWTVLLAIPGFLLLALNAGWVTLLLGIISTRFRDIPQVINSLIQLLFYATPIVWPVDQLLAGGARANASWALPIIQLNPLYHFMQVVRAPLIGQSFTPGNWIVVGAITIVGWALALVAMRNYRARVSYWV; this is encoded by the coding sequence GTGCATGCCACCAGCACGGTTCAGGCCGCGAACTCCCCCGTAGCGACGCCGGCACCGCCGACGTCGGACAGCAAGACGTTCGCGCGCGCCTTCGCCGACATCAAGGCCGGTTTCCGCGCCCGCGAGCTGTGGGGACACCTCGGCTGGCAGGACATCAAGCAGCGCTACCGCCGCTCGGTGATCGGACCCTTCTGGATCACGATCAGCCAGGCCGTCATCGCGCTCGGGCTCGGGTTGCTGTACTCACAGCTGTTCAACACCCCGATCCAGGTGTTCCTGCCCTACCTGTCCACCGGCTTCATCCTCTGGGGCTTCATCAGCGGCTGCCTCGCCGAGGGCATGGAGACGTTCATCGCGAACGAGGGGCTGATCAAGCAGCTCCCCGCGCCGCTGAGCGTGTACATGCTGCGCACGGTGTGGCGGCAGTCGCTGCTCCTGGCGCACAACATGATCGTCTACGTCGCGGTGCTGGCGATCTTCTTCACCGCGCTGGACAACCAGTACTCGCTGGGGTCGAAGGACGGCCTCTGCGCGGCCGGCCTGTACTGCCACCCCGGCCTCAGCTGGACCGTGCTGCTGGCCATCCCGGGCTTCCTGCTGCTCGCGCTGAACGCGGGCTGGGTGACGCTGCTGCTGGGCATCATCTCGACCCGGTTCCGCGACATCCCGCAGGTCATCAACTCGCTGATCCAGCTGCTGTTCTACGCCACGCCGATCGTCTGGCCGGTGGACCAGCTGCTCGCGGGCGGTGCCCGCGCGAACGCCTCCTGGGCACTGCCGATCATCCAGCTCAACCCGCTGTACCACTTCATGCAGGTGGTCCGGGCGCCGCTGATCGGGCAGTCCTTCACGCCCGGCAACTGGATCGTCGTCGGCGCCATCACCATCGTCGGGTGGGCGCTCGCGCTCGTCGCGATGCGCAATTACCGTGCCCGCGTCTCCTACTGGGTGTGA
- a CDS encoding ABC transporter ATP-binding protein, which produces MVSIDVQNAFVDFPIFDAKTRSMKKKVLGKVGGKIGTDTKVPIIEALHDVTLSLREGDRVGLVGHNGAGKSTLLRLLAGIYEPTRGSSRIEGKIAPVFDLGVGMDPEISGEENIIIRGLFLGMTAKEMEKRVDDIAEFTELGDYLQMPLRTYSTGMRVRLALGVVTSIDPEILILDEGIGAVDAAFLNKARDRLKDLVKRSGILVFASHSDEFLFELCDSAIWMDEGHLKQQGSLRDVLTSYKGRDPFENMSQETLERFGIEPVATTNGGE; this is translated from the coding sequence ATGGTCTCCATTGACGTTCAGAACGCCTTCGTCGACTTCCCGATCTTCGACGCCAAGACCCGTTCGATGAAGAAGAAGGTCCTCGGCAAGGTCGGCGGCAAGATCGGCACCGACACCAAGGTGCCGATCATCGAAGCGCTGCACGACGTGACGCTTTCGCTGCGCGAAGGCGACCGGGTCGGCCTGGTCGGCCACAACGGCGCGGGCAAGTCCACGCTGCTGCGGCTGCTCGCCGGGATCTACGAGCCGACGCGCGGCTCCTCGCGGATCGAGGGCAAGATCGCCCCGGTCTTCGACCTCGGCGTCGGCATGGACCCCGAGATCTCCGGCGAGGAGAACATCATCATCCGCGGCCTCTTCCTCGGGATGACGGCCAAGGAGATGGAGAAGCGCGTCGACGACATCGCGGAGTTCACCGAGCTCGGCGACTACCTCCAGATGCCGCTGCGGACGTACTCGACGGGTATGCGCGTGCGGCTGGCGCTGGGCGTCGTCACGTCGATCGACCCCGAGATCCTGATCCTCGACGAGGGCATCGGCGCGGTCGACGCGGCGTTCCTCAACAAGGCCCGCGACCGGCTCAAGGACCTGGTGAAGCGCTCCGGGATCCTGGTCTTCGCCAGCCACTCGGACGAGTTCCTGTTCGAGCTCTGCGACTCGGCCATCTGGATGGACGAGGGTCACCTCAAGCAACAGGGTTCGCTGCGGGACGTCCTCACGTCGTACAAGGGGCGTGACCCCTTCGAGAACATGAGCCAGGAAACCTTGGAGCGCTTCGGCATCGAGCCGGTGGCGACGACGAACGGCGGCGAATGA
- a CDS encoding glycosyltransferase encodes MASETRQLPDGAVVGVVVTRHRRELLADSLKVIAAQTRPVDHLVVVDNGPDDSAREVVENYPLPSTYLPSHRNLGGAGGFALGMLHALSLGADWIWLADDDGRPADENVLAILLEEAEKRDLAEISPVVSNIDAPDKLAFPLRRGLTWKRSQAELGVDFLPGIASLMNGALFRASTLDVVGVPDLRLFFRGDEVELHRRLVRSGLPFGTSLKTKYLHPDGSDEFKPMLGGKFHAQDPENEVKRYYTYRNRGYLLSQPGMRKIGALEIVRFGLYFVGVKRDPKAFLQWLKLVRQGRAEKFYRY; translated from the coding sequence ATGGCCAGCGAGACCCGGCAGCTGCCCGACGGCGCGGTCGTCGGCGTGGTCGTCACGCGGCACCGGCGCGAGCTGCTGGCGGACTCGCTGAAGGTCATCGCGGCCCAGACGCGGCCGGTCGACCACCTCGTGGTGGTCGACAACGGGCCGGACGACTCGGCCCGCGAAGTCGTCGAGAACTACCCGCTGCCGAGCACGTACCTGCCATCGCACCGCAACCTCGGCGGCGCCGGCGGGTTCGCGCTGGGCATGCTGCACGCGCTGTCGCTGGGCGCGGACTGGATCTGGCTGGCCGACGACGACGGGCGCCCGGCCGACGAGAACGTGCTCGCGATCCTGCTGGAGGAAGCGGAAAAGCGGGACCTGGCGGAGATTTCGCCCGTGGTGTCCAACATCGACGCCCCGGACAAGCTCGCGTTCCCGCTGCGCCGCGGCCTGACGTGGAAGCGGTCGCAGGCCGAGCTGGGCGTGGACTTCCTGCCCGGCATCGCGTCCCTGATGAACGGCGCGCTGTTCCGGGCGTCCACTTTGGACGTCGTCGGCGTGCCGGACCTGCGCCTGTTCTTCCGCGGCGACGAGGTCGAGCTGCACCGGCGGCTGGTGCGTTCGGGCCTGCCGTTCGGCACGTCGCTGAAGACGAAGTACCTGCACCCGGACGGCTCGGACGAGTTCAAGCCGATGCTGGGCGGCAAGTTCCACGCGCAGGACCCGGAAAACGAGGTCAAGCGGTACTACACGTACCGCAACCGCGGGTACTTGCTGTCGCAGCCGGGGATGCGGAAGATCGGCGCACTGGAGATCGTCCGGTTCGGACTGTACTTCGTCGGCGTGAAGCGGGACCCGAAGGCGTTCCTGCAGTGGCTGAAGCTGGTGCGGCAGGGCCGCGCGGAGAAGTTCTACCGCTACTGA
- a CDS encoding DUF3558 family protein — translation MKLLARAALPVIAGALLLAGCTDPKNGTASPAASESSAPSSQESSSADPGNASTTSLEPCTLLTAADVAPYATSFGEAEEKKLGGARVCSYQHHLSDASEEGIIIGVAIRDDAPLDSVVDTGGGIKDLDVNGRKAKQASSQAPLGCTVALGVGDKARVDVNVTATNTVDKACQVAEEVATKIVEPKLPKA, via the coding sequence ATGAAACTCCTCGCACGCGCTGCTCTGCCCGTCATCGCGGGCGCTCTTTTGCTGGCCGGCTGCACGGACCCGAAGAACGGGACGGCTTCGCCCGCCGCCTCGGAGTCGAGTGCGCCGTCTTCGCAAGAGTCGAGTTCGGCGGATCCGGGCAACGCTTCGACCACCTCGCTCGAGCCGTGCACTCTGCTCACCGCAGCTGATGTGGCGCCTTACGCGACCTCTTTCGGCGAAGCGGAGGAGAAGAAGCTCGGTGGCGCTCGTGTCTGCTCCTACCAGCATCACCTCAGCGACGCCAGCGAAGAGGGCATCATCATCGGCGTCGCCATCCGCGACGATGCCCCCCTCGACTCGGTCGTCGACACCGGCGGTGGCATCAAGGACCTGGACGTCAACGGCCGCAAGGCGAAGCAGGCATCAAGCCAGGCGCCCCTCGGGTGCACGGTCGCGCTCGGTGTCGGGGACAAGGCGCGGGTCGACGTCAACGTGACCGCCACCAACACGGTCGACAAGGCCTGCCAGGTCGCCGAAGAGGTTGCGACGAAGATCGTCGAGCCGAAACTGCCCAAGGCGTAA
- a CDS encoding ESX secretion-associated protein EspG: protein MPHSFSLSLAAVDILLEQLGLGRAPTPFEVPHVGTTVEQRAMIRDAVVRDLTGRGLWSRGRLDADAELALSTFVRGSVTISAAAELGDRQLFARVASDGQFAVLAKQEENLIVFEEVRPTGIVPAIVDLLPLTPAAPGQSVTISRPVQQPRTQRRDEAYDPFAGVSGPRGQSGGGGPQVRMIERVFQEPKKRVGQFTAQTRGGTYPPLAWFDTPAGRWLMSSRTAADGQRWLTYAPADNARLAQQLYAQLEGQF from the coding sequence ATGCCTCACTCGTTCTCGCTGTCGCTGGCAGCGGTGGACATCCTGCTCGAGCAGCTCGGGCTGGGCCGCGCGCCGACGCCGTTCGAGGTGCCGCACGTCGGCACGACGGTCGAGCAGCGCGCGATGATCCGCGACGCCGTCGTCCGCGACCTGACCGGCCGCGGGCTGTGGAGCCGCGGCCGCCTCGACGCCGACGCCGAGCTGGCGCTGTCGACGTTCGTCCGCGGCAGCGTGACCATCAGCGCGGCCGCTGAGCTGGGCGACCGGCAGCTGTTCGCCCGCGTCGCTTCCGACGGCCAGTTCGCGGTGCTCGCCAAGCAGGAGGAGAACCTCATCGTCTTCGAGGAGGTCCGCCCGACCGGCATCGTCCCGGCGATCGTCGACCTCCTCCCGCTCACCCCGGCCGCCCCCGGCCAGTCGGTGACCATCTCCCGCCCGGTCCAGCAGCCCCGCACCCAGCGGCGCGACGAGGCGTACGACCCGTTCGCGGGCGTCAGCGGCCCCCGCGGCCAGAGTGGCGGCGGCGGTCCCCAGGTCCGCATGATCGAGCGGGTCTTCCAGGAACCGAAGAAGCGCGTGGGCCAGTTCACGGCCCAGACCCGCGGCGGCACGTACCCGCCCCTGGCCTGGTTCGACACCCCGGCCGGCCGCTGGCTGATGTCCTCGAGGACGGCCGCGGACGGCCAGCGCTGGCTCACCTACGCCCCGGCCGACAACGCACGCCTGGCCCAGCAGCTGTACGCCCAGCTCGAAGGCCAGTTCTGA